The Lycium barbarum isolate Lr01 chromosome 9, ASM1917538v2, whole genome shotgun sequence genome has a segment encoding these proteins:
- the LOC132612075 gene encoding uncharacterized protein LOC132612075 gives MQKSIHELERQMGQMAVSQTIRPHGALPSNIEKNLKEQLLAVSLRNGRQLEEVTPKKKKVNAEMILAKRAETEQKIIDNVVEQSEVHINIPLVEFLQEVLKYAKYIKDIDVNKRRVIDIETVPLIEECISRVRSKIPSKQKNWGNFTISITIDNIEVGLILCDLSTSINLMPTSVFQKLGLGDPRLITVTLQLAYRSLACPVGIIEDHLMKVAPYILPVDFIILDYGADKNVSLIMGEILSYYPLEIALVYGEDLMENETVKECLHILDTSCAYVHANKTFEYWERIKSWKKPKPFIKEAPVEHMLRGIER, from the exons ATGCAGAAATCTATCCATGAGCTAGAACGTCAGATGGGCCAAATGGCAGTTTCTCAAACTATCAGACCACATGGTGCTCTTCCAAGCAATATCGAAAAGAATCTGAAAGAACAACTTCTTGCAGTCTCTTTGAGGAATGGTAGACAATTGGAAGAAGTTACTCCAAAGAAAAAAAAGGTGAATGCTGAGATGATTCTTGCTAAGAGGGCAGAAACTGAACAAAAGATTATTGATAATGTTGTAGAGCAGTCAGAG GTACACATCAACATCCCTTTGGTGGAGTTCTTGCAAGAGGTTCTGAAATATGCTAAGTACATCAAAGACATTGATGTAAACAAAAGACGTGTGATAGATATTGAGACTGTACCACTTATTGAAGAGTGCATTTCCAGAGTGAGGAGCAAGATTCCATCGAAGCAGAAAAATTGGGGAAATTTCACCATCTCGATCACTATCGATAACATTGAGGTTGGGCTAATATTGTGTGATTTAAGTactagtattaatctgatgcccaccTCTGTGTTCCAGAAGTTGGGATTGGGCGACCCAAGACTAATAACAGTCACTTTACAATTGGCATATAGATCTCTGGCATGCCCCGTTGGTATAATTGAAGACCATCTCATGAAAGTTGCCCCGTACATCTTGCCAGTTGACTTCATCATTCTTGATTATGGAGCCGACAAAAATGTATCTCTTATTATGGGAGAGATTCTTAGCTACT ATCCCTTGGAGATAGCGTTGGTATATGGGGAAGATTTAATGGAAAATGAGACAGTCAAGGAGTGTCTTCACATTCTTGACACTTCTTGTGCCTATGTACATGCCAATAAGACGTTTGAATACTGGGAGAGAATAAAATCTTGGAAAAAGCCAAAACCTTTCATTAAGGAGGCCCCG GTTGAACATATGTTGCGAGGAATTGAGAGATAG